ATAACAATATACAAATTATTATAGAAAATTATCTAATATAGATATATTAATTTATTATAATATAACTAATTGAAAATAATATAATAAATGCTATTTATAAAATATGTTGCAATATTATAGTATATAAAAAAATTATATAATTGCATAAAATAGTAATCTTAAAAAAATTTTATATAAAAATACAACATAAATAAAAATTTTTTTCTATATATAAATATTTGTATTTTTTTTCAAAAAATATTTTTTTAAAATAAAAAATTTACATAATTATTTCTATAATAATCATAAAAAATATTGAATAAATATATTTATATAATAAATAAAACATTACAATTTATTTACAATAAATATTGTTTATAAACAAAACGGATTTTTTAACATAATAGTATTATTTCTATCAGGTCCATTAGAAATTATATGTATTGGAATATCTAAAAAAGTTTCAATAAAATTAATATATTCTTTTAATTCTGTCGGAAAATTATCAAAACATCGTATACCTGAAGTATTTTTTTTCCAACCATTAAAAACTTTATAAACCGGAATAATATTTTCCCAACCTTGCATAGAATATGGAATATTTGCAATTATTTCTTCATGTTGATTTTTATATCCAATACATATTTTAATTTCAGATAAACCATCTAGAACATCTAATTTTGTTAAACATAATCCTGTTATTGAATTTACAGATATAGATTGTTTTAACAATACTAAATCTAACCAACCAGTACGTCTTCTACGCCCAGTAGTAGCACCACGTTCTTTACCTTTATAAAACAAATAATCATTTATATCTTCTGATAATTCAGTTGGAAAAGGACCAAAACCTACACGAGTTGCATAAGCTTTACATACTCCTAATACATAACCTAAATTACGAGGACCAATTCCAGTACCTGAAAATATTCCTGAAGAAGTAGTATTAGAAGAAGTCACATAAGGATACATTCCATGATCAATATCTAATAAACTTCCTTGTGCTCCTTCAAAAATTATTTTTTTGTTTAATAATATTGATTGATTTAATAATAAAGTAACATCTTTAGTTAATTTTAACAGTTTAGTTTTATATGTGTTAATTTCTTTTAACACTTTTTCATATGAAATAGACTTTTCAGAAAAATAAGTTAATTGATAATTGTAATATTCTGAAATATCTTTCAAAATCATTTCTAATCTATGTTCATCTTCTAAATCTGAGATTCTTAAACTACGTCTAGCTACTTTATCTTCATATGTAGGACCAATACCTTTTCCAGTAGTTCCAATAGCATTGGAACCTCTTTTTTTATCTCGAGCAATATCTATAGCAATATGATAAGGTAAAATTAATGAACAATTTTTTGAAATAAACAATCTATTTTTTACTATTAATCCAGATTGTTCTAAATGACTAATTTCTTGAAATAATGCAATAGGAGAAATAACAACACCATTTCCAATAACACAAATTTTGTTTTGATATAAAATACCAGAAGGAATTAAATGTAATACCGTTTTTTTATTATTTAAAAAAATGGTATGACCAGCATTATTTCCTCCTTGATATCTTACAACTATTTCAGCATATTGAGTTAAATAATCTACTATTTTTCCTTTTCCTTCATCACCCCATTGAGTACCTACAATTACAATTTGCGATTTCATAACATTAATTCCATTTTATTCATAAAAAAGTATATGAAATACTTTTTTATCATTTTTATATGTAAAAATATTCAATATATATTAATAATAACTGATTGATAAAATGAAAAAAAATTATATATTATAATTTTTATAAACCGTTTAAACATTTTATGTTATATAGAAACATATAATTCTTTGCATAAAAAAAAATGTTTTATTTATTTATATAATTAAATTATTTTCATAATTTGATTTATAAATATATTGAAAGTAAATTTCTATATTGTATAAAATATATTTTAATAAAAAATAAAAAAAATAAAAAATATATCTTATATAAGCTATCTTATATAATTATATTATTATGTTCTTAACATATTATTTTTTAAAATAATGCAATTTTTACAAAATAATTCAAAAACAACACTACAATTTTTTTAAAAATTACATATATATAATTTTACATAATATTGTTTTTAAAAAAAATTTTAAATTCTTTTAAAGAAAAAAGTACTTATGAATATAATTTAAATTAAGAAACAATATAATAATATTATAAAATTTAAATAAAAAATGATAAGTTAATAAATTTTTATTTAATATCAATAAAAAGTTGTTAATAAAATTAATATAAAAATAATATTATATATCAACAAATAAAAATTAAAAAACTTAATTAATATTAATATTAAATGATGTCAATTTATAAACATTTATTTCATATTTTTACATCAAGTAATTATAATTATTATATATGATAATATAAATAAAAACATGTTTGAAAAAAACAAAAAAGGAAAAATAAATATATAGATATATATAAAAAATATTTAAGAAAACATATAATATTTATTTTAAAATAAATAATTTTATATTTTTAAAAATATTACAAAATAAATAAAAAAAATTTTTAACAAAAATATATATTTTTAATAATTTATATTAAAATTAGTGATATTACATTTAAAAAAATGTGATAAAAATAAATCAAATTATATTTATTAATGAAAATTTAATTAAAAAATAAACCTTAATATATAGTGATTATTCTTTAAATGTTAATATTATACATCAATTATATTTACATCTATTTACAAAATAATATTTTTAAAAAAATATAATACTACATTTTTAAAAATGTAAAAAATAATGATGAAATTATTTTTATAATTATTATTAGATAATTTTTACATACGATTTTAAAACATTTCATTCAAAATACTTATTTTTAAAAAAAATTTTATTTATAACTATAAATTCAAATTCATATTTTTTTTTAAAATTATTAACATCATATCTAATGATAATTGTTTATTTTCAATATTTAAAAAATAAATATTTTTCCATTTTTTTAACCAAGTAATCTGTTTTTTATATAACTGACATGTAGCATAAATTGATTTTTTTTGCATATCCTGATAACTAATTTCATTATTTAAATAACTCCACATTTGACGATAACCTACACATCTTATAGAAGGTAAATTAGCATTTAAATCACCTCGATTAAATAATTCTTCAACTTCTTTTTGAAAACCTAATTCTAACATATGAAAAAAACGTGTTTTAATTCTTTCATGTGCAATAAATCGATTGGAAACAACCATAGAAAACTGTATAACTTTATAAGGAAAACGTACACCATCTTGTTTTTTAAAAAAACTTGTTGTTAAACCAGTAGAAAAATATATATTTAACGCTCTAATAATTCTTCTTGAATCATTTTTATGAATCAATTTTGCAGAAAGAGGATCTATTTTTTTTAAGTATGTATATAAATATTTTAATTTTTCTGGTTTGTGAATACAACTCAACATTTTATTTTGAAAATAAATATTTTTTGGAGGAGTAGGATGCCAACCATGTAATAAAACATGATAATATAACATAGTTCCTCCAACTAATACCGGAATTCTATGAGAATTGATACTATCTTTAATAGCTTGCAACACATCTTTTTTAAATCTAAAAATTGAATAAATTTCCACAGGATCAACAATATTAACTAAATAATGAGGTACCATTTTTAATTGTTCAACACTAGGTTTAGCAGTACCAATATTCATATATTTATATATCAACCCTGAATCAACACTAATAATATTAATTGGTAAATAATTATTCAATAAAATTGCAAAATCAGTTTTTCCAGAAGTTGTCGGTCCCATTAAAAATATAACAATAGGTTTTTGTATACATATCATAATAAACCATTATTAAATAAGTTAAATAAAAAAATTATTATTAAT
This Buchnera aphidicola (Thelaxes californica) DNA region includes the following protein-coding sequences:
- a CDS encoding adenylosuccinate synthase is translated as MKSQIVIVGTQWGDEGKGKIVDYLTQYAEIVVRYQGGNNAGHTIFLNNKKTVLHLIPSGILYQNKICVIGNGVVISPIALFQEISHLEQSGLIVKNRLFISKNCSLILPYHIAIDIARDKKRGSNAIGTTGKGIGPTYEDKVARRSLRISDLEDEHRLEMILKDISEYYNYQLTYFSEKSISYEKVLKEINTYKTKLLKLTKDVTLLLNQSILLNKKIIFEGAQGSLLDIDHGMYPYVTSSNTTSSGIFSGTGIGPRNLGYVLGVCKAYATRVGFGPFPTELSEDINDYLFYKGKERGATTGRRRRTGWLDLVLLKQSISVNSITGLCLTKLDVLDGLSEIKICIGYKNQHEEIIANIPYSMQGWENIIPVYKVFNGWKKNTSGIRCFDNFPTELKEYINFIETFLDIPIHIISNGPDRNNTIMLKNPFCL
- the miaA gene encoding tRNA (adenosine(37)-N6)-dimethylallyltransferase MiaA; this translates as MICIQKPIVIFLMGPTTSGKTDFAILLNNYLPINIISVDSGLIYKYMNIGTAKPSVEQLKMVPHYLVNIVDPVEIYSIFRFKKDVLQAIKDSINSHRIPVLVGGTMLYYHVLLHGWHPTPPKNIYFQNKMLSCIHKPEKLKYLYTYLKKIDPLSAKLIHKNDSRRIIRALNIYFSTGLTTSFFKKQDGVRFPYKVIQFSMVVSNRFIAHERIKTRFFHMLELGFQKEVEELFNRGDLNANLPSIRCVGYRQMWSYLNNEISYQDMQKKSIYATCQLYKKQITWLKKWKNIYFLNIENKQLSLDMMLIILKKNMNLNL